The Miscanthus floridulus cultivar M001 chromosome 17, ASM1932011v1, whole genome shotgun sequence genome has a window encoding:
- the LOC136519131 gene encoding receptor kinase-like protein Xa21, with protein MVLFLEHLLLAFVSLACCTTSMTQTSLVLAAHAASTSNFSDHLALMAFKSQVTSDPSRALATWSNQSVPMCQWQGVSCGLKGSRHGRVVALDLGELNLVGTVTPALGNLTYLRLLNLSSNHFHGILPPELDSYFEARNDADWGFLTGLTNSSNMRKLALSSNKLEGVLPNSIGNLSTQMKFLTIKDNKITGPIPEGIGNLINLNELDMGNNMLVSAIPVSLSKLKKLNRLSLSNNALSGPIPVSLGNLTELITLILGTNAISGAIPSSLSNCPLEVLDLSHNNLSGPIPKELFFISTLSKSMNLAHNSLSGPFPSEVGNLKNLNEIDLSNNMISGEIPTSIGECQSLENLRGY; from the exons ATGGTGCTGTTCCTTGAGCATCTCTTGCTGGCCTTTGTCTCTCTAGCTTGCTGTACCACAAGCATGACACAGACCTCACTCGTCCTCGCAGCTCATGCGGCATCCACCTCCAATTTCTCCGATCACCTGGCTCTCATGGCATTCAAGTCACAAGTGACGAGTGACCCATCGAGAGCGCTGGCGACGTGGAGCAACCAGTCTGTGCCGATGTGCCAGTGGCAGGGCGTGTCTTGTGGCTTGAAGGGAAGCCGCCATGGCCGTGTGGTGGCGTTGGACCTCGGCGAGCTCAACCTTGTTGGCACCGTCACTCCTGCGTTGGGAAACCTCACGTACCTGAGGCTGCTCAACCTTTCGTCGAATCACTTCCATGGGATCCTGCCACCAGAGCTCG ATAGTTACTTTGAGGCAAGAAATGATGCTGATTGGGGCTTCCTGACAGGTCTCACCAATTCTAGCAATATGAGGAAATTAGCTTTGAGTTCCAACAAACTCGAAGGTGTGCTGCCAAATTCAATTGGTAATCTTTCAACACAAATGAAGTTTCTTACCATAAAAGACAACAAGATAACTGGACCAATACCAGAAGGAATAGGGAACCTAATCAACCTAAATGAACTTGATATGGGTAACAACATGCTAGTATCCGCTATTCCAGTATCTCTCAGCAAACTCAAGAAGTTGAATAGGTTATCTTTATCAAATAATGCATTGTCAGGACCCATCCCTGTATCTCTGGGCAATCTTACAGAACTTATTACCCTTATCCTCGGTACTAATGCGATAAGTGGAGCTATACCTTCCAGTCTCAGCAACTGTCCTTTAGAGGTTttagatctttctcacaacaatcTTTCCGGTCCGATACCCAAAGAACTATTTTTCATATCAACACTGTCGAAATCCATGAATCTCGCACATAATTCCTTATCAGGTCCTTTCCCATCAGAAGTTGGAAATCTCAAAAATCTCAACGAAATCGATTTATCTAATAATATGATTTCTGGTGAAATTCCAACCTCCATTGGTGAGTGTCAAAGCTTGGAAAACCTAAGAGGCTACTAA
- the LOC136517862 gene encoding uncharacterized protein isoform X1: MCPRGTAMRRGAALLLVAVFAVVAVAKGSADTPPAETNGDSSSAQSGLGKSEQHDQANPNKEHVTQQKGGVSNDIGDNNKKDNSTEVTNIRRDDSILQPKDKDNSMTKPSQARDFMEDPLIKECDPSHRCIIENKKFIACLKVSGEDSSALSLLMDNRGINPLDVSITAPDYVTSAENAIHVEANDHNETQVRVSLSDDANKATIVLKVAENSCNISIYNAITRETGRVIRMPLTSTYTLLPIFLLLAVVGVCIMLRRTRKQDGEPAYQKLDMSDLPVSVGGKKEPDDQSDKWDDNWGDDWDDEEAPMTPSKPLPNPSSKGLAPRRSTKDGWKD; this comes from the exons ATGTGTCCCCGGGGGACGGCGATGCGGCGGGGCGCTGCGCTTCTCCTGGTGGCCGTCTTCGCCGTGGTCGCCGTAGCGAAG GGTAGTGCTGATACGCCACCAGCCGAAACAAATGGTGATAGCTCTAGCGCACAGTCAGGCCTTGGGAAATCGGAACAGCATGATCAGGCAAATCCTAACAAAGAGCATGTGACCCAACAGAAAGGAGGAGTCAGCAATGATATTGGTGACAACAACAAGAAGGATAACTCAACAGAAGTAACCAACATCAGAAGAGATGACTCGATACTGCAGCCAAAGGACAAAGATAACAGCATGACAAAGCCTTCACAAGCACGAGATTTCATGGAAGATCCTCTTATCAAGGAGTGTGATCCATCACATAGATGTATCATTGAAAATAAGAAATTCATCGCTTGCTTAAAAGTTTCTGGAGAAG ACTCATCAGCTCTGTCGCTTCTGATGGACAACAGAGGTATAAACCCACTTGATGTTAGCATCACGGCCCCAGATTATGTCACTTCAGCTGAAAATGCCATCCATGTTGAAGCAAATGATCACAATGAG ACACAGGTGAGAGTTTCTCTTAGTGATGATGCAAACAAGGCGACAATAGTCCTCAAAGTTGCAGAAAACTCCTGTAATATTAGCATTTACAATGCAATCACAAGGGAGACTGGCAGAGTCATTCGGATGCCACTTACATCAACATACACGCTGCTGCCTATCTTTCTTCTCCTTGCTGTGGTGGGAGTGTGCATCATGCTTCGGAGGACACGCAAGCAAGATGGCGAACCTGCATATCAGAAGCTAGACATGTCAGACTTACCGGTTTCGGTTGGAGGCAAGAAAGAACCTGATGATCAGTCTGATAAGTGGGACGACAACTGGGGAGATGACTGGGACGATGAGGAAGCTCCGATGACACCATCCAAACCTCTGCCTAACCCTTCGTCCAAAGGTCTCGCTCCGAGGCGATCGACGAAAGATGGTTGGAAAGATTAG
- the LOC136517862 gene encoding uncharacterized protein isoform X2 — translation MCPRGTAMRRGAALLLVAVFAVVAVAKGSADTPPAETNGDSSSAQSGLGKSEQHDQANPNKEHVTQQKGGVSNDIGDNNKKDNSTEVTNIRRDDSILQPKDKDNSMTKPSQARDFMEDPLIKECDPSHRCIIENKKFIACLKVSGEDSSALSLLMDNRGINPLDVSITAPDYVTSAENAIHVEANDHNEVRVSLSDDANKATIVLKVAENSCNISIYNAITRETGRVIRMPLTSTYTLLPIFLLLAVVGVCIMLRRTRKQDGEPAYQKLDMSDLPVSVGGKKEPDDQSDKWDDNWGDDWDDEEAPMTPSKPLPNPSSKGLAPRRSTKDGWKD, via the exons ATGTGTCCCCGGGGGACGGCGATGCGGCGGGGCGCTGCGCTTCTCCTGGTGGCCGTCTTCGCCGTGGTCGCCGTAGCGAAG GGTAGTGCTGATACGCCACCAGCCGAAACAAATGGTGATAGCTCTAGCGCACAGTCAGGCCTTGGGAAATCGGAACAGCATGATCAGGCAAATCCTAACAAAGAGCATGTGACCCAACAGAAAGGAGGAGTCAGCAATGATATTGGTGACAACAACAAGAAGGATAACTCAACAGAAGTAACCAACATCAGAAGAGATGACTCGATACTGCAGCCAAAGGACAAAGATAACAGCATGACAAAGCCTTCACAAGCACGAGATTTCATGGAAGATCCTCTTATCAAGGAGTGTGATCCATCACATAGATGTATCATTGAAAATAAGAAATTCATCGCTTGCTTAAAAGTTTCTGGAGAAG ACTCATCAGCTCTGTCGCTTCTGATGGACAACAGAGGTATAAACCCACTTGATGTTAGCATCACGGCCCCAGATTATGTCACTTCAGCTGAAAATGCCATCCATGTTGAAGCAAATGATCACAATGAG GTGAGAGTTTCTCTTAGTGATGATGCAAACAAGGCGACAATAGTCCTCAAAGTTGCAGAAAACTCCTGTAATATTAGCATTTACAATGCAATCACAAGGGAGACTGGCAGAGTCATTCGGATGCCACTTACATCAACATACACGCTGCTGCCTATCTTTCTTCTCCTTGCTGTGGTGGGAGTGTGCATCATGCTTCGGAGGACACGCAAGCAAGATGGCGAACCTGCATATCAGAAGCTAGACATGTCAGACTTACCGGTTTCGGTTGGAGGCAAGAAAGAACCTGATGATCAGTCTGATAAGTGGGACGACAACTGGGGAGATGACTGGGACGATGAGGAAGCTCCGATGACACCATCCAAACCTCTGCCTAACCCTTCGTCCAAAGGTCTCGCTCCGAGGCGATCGACGAAAGATGGTTGGAAAGATTAG